From Eulemur rufifrons isolate Redbay unplaced genomic scaffold, OSU_ERuf_1 scaffold_542, whole genome shotgun sequence:
TTCAAGTAGTGGGATTATTgggattattttattgtttttgtgctGGCTTATATTTTCTGTGATGAACATTCATATTTAAAACCCCTCCCATTTGAAACAGTTCATGTATTACTTCtacaatacaaaacaaacaacaaaaatttaaaaagactttttagccattcaacaaatatctaaaatGTGCTAAGAATCATGCTACTCAAGCACCAAGAAATGAGTGGTGAACCAAACCCATCCAATAGGACGCCATATGACATAGGCGTATGCAGGCATCTTACCATGAAAGCCATCGTCCTCTGTCCAGGCATCTGGCTGCACGACCACAACTGGGTGAATACCCTGCATCCCCAGGAAGGAGAGAGCATTGTGAGTGTTAGAGCAAGATTTTTGGAACAGTCACTTCACCATTTCTTGATGCTTTGTTGAAGCAGACTACTTTGGGGACAGCCACAGAAAGGCGGGGAAGGGCACATAGCAAAAGGGTCAGGGAAAAAGCTTTCCCTTAGTATATCAAATActtgtggctgggcacagtggctcacgcctgtaatcctagcactctaggaggccgaggtgggatgaTTGCCTGAGGTTGGGgattcgagacaagcctgagccaagagtgagactccatctctactaaaaatagaaaacttagccgggcatggtggtgcgcgcctgtagtcccagctcctcgggaggctgaggcaggaggatggcttgagcccaggaattggaggttgctgtgtgctaagCTGATACCACAGCATGGCACTGtggtccaggcaacagagcaagactctgtctcaaaaataaaaaataaaaacaaaaacaaaacccaacacaacaacaaacaaataaaaccttaTAGTTCCCAACTCCTTACTCATCCCTTACAGATGGAGGCAcgtggtcagagaaggcttctgaGGCTACATTAGGGAGGGTCCATGGAGACTGATGGGTACCAGCCTTACTCAGTCACAGGAGAGAATTATATCCTCCCTCTCTAACTGAGCACCAAACACTTACTGTGCCAAGGGTGAATGATGACAGCTTCTTCACCACAGTAGCCCCACACAGCTGCACCATCCACTCCAGTTGATCTAAACAGGACATTTAGACCTAAAATCACCACGGTATTCCGCATACTTAACCTGCACCCTCTACCCCTTACTCCTCTGGATGAAGGCTAACAGCAAGACTTCTCAGTGGGagagtctctgtctctctgctccaAAGGACTGAAAAACCTTAAATTAGAATCTATATCAGGGATATGGATTCTAAGTCAATTTGCCACTGATGTGCTGCCTACTCTAGTTATCAGTTTCCATATGGCCACTTGGAAGATAAGGTTTGATAGTTTCTCAAATAAAacgcttaaaaaaaaatccaagatctAATTTCCATTAATTCGCTAAATTGCTGGCTAAGACACTGTGTGCAAAAACATccaccttctttccctctcttcctgcATCCTAATTCTGTGTTGGTAATTGATAATCACGGCCACTGAGAGCACCATGCTTGCTGGTAATTACTGTAAATGTCAAGAGACAGGAAGATAATTCATCTAGTCAAAAAAAATACACGTCATTCTGGTCAGAGACTCAGTGGGAAAAGGCTACATGCTGGGCTGGAATCAACATACTCAGGGGAATAGAAATCAGAAGataggaggcccaggtgggaggatcacttgaggctaggagttcaagacaagcctgggtaACAcggcaagaccttgtctctgcaaaaatctaaaaaaatgagctgggcatagtggcctgtagtcctggctacttgggaggctgagccaggaggatggcttgagtctcTGGTttggctgacagagtgagacactgtctggaaaaaaaaaaaaagcaaaattacattGTTGGGGTCTCTTGCTGCCACTAATCCACCTGTGCCCAGAAGCTAAGGCCTTCCTCTGAGGAGTAAGAGGACCTATACACACACCAGGGCCTTTGTGCTGCCCAACTCCAGAGGTGAGCCCCACAGCAGCACTAAACATAACACCACATTCTGTGtcaaatttaattagaaaatgttCATCAAGAGTCTCCCCCTaggccgggggtggtggctcacacccgtaatcctagcactctgggaggctgaggcaagaggattgctggagcccaggaatttaagaccaaccagagcaagagcaagaccccgtctctactaaaaatagaaaaaattagccaggtgtggtgtctcatgcctgtagtcctatgGTCccacctgaggcaggaggatggcgtgagcctaggagtttgaggttgctgtgagctgggctgatgccacagcactccagcctgagcaacagagcaagactctgtctcagaaaaaaaaaaaaaaagagtcttccCCTGCTCTGCGCCCATGTGTGTATCAGCCCACAGGTCTGATGCAGCTgctgtgctttctctgtgttaaatgAAGATGGTTAGGAAGAACACAACTCTTTCTCAACTTACAAATCCAAAGGTATCTTCTCCCTAATATATATAGCACTAACAGCAGCTTGACCTCACCTGAACACAGAATATATGTGTCCTAGATATTAAATCTTCACTGCCTTTACGTTCTTGAGAAGGGACACAAGGTCTAGCTTTTTGCCATAGGATAACATTTAGGTGCCATTTTGTGTGGAGGGTGGTAGAGAAATAGAATAACCTGTAGAACATCTCACCAATCTGAGGAACCCCCATAAGGTGATCTCACTTAGTACACTCCCCAACGTAAAAGAAAGGTGGTGCTGGAACTTGGCAGTTCTCCCAAGGCTCTTACCTATGGGCATGTTGGTAAAGCGCCCATAGCAACAGATTTCCAGGCCTCTGAAGATCTGGAAGaatagaggaagagagagagagggacaggggaatggagagaaagaaatactAGTTATAAAAGAGTATgggcttttataaaaataaaataaaatgaagactcTCCCAAAGGAAGAACTCTTTTTCAATCAGCCTTCTTAGGTTGAAGAACTTTTTTCTCTACCACCTGACAGTTTCTGCTGCTATGTCCCAGAGACAATCAATCCAATGCTGATGGATTTCAGAAGGCTTTTTTCAAGTGCCTATATAGTTGATCTACACTGTACAGTCATTCTTTGTCATTCAAGGATTGAGCATCCCACTCTGCCACCAATCAAGCCCAGGCTCCTCCCTAATGACATCTGCAGAGATTTCACTTCTTGTTAGacatgagaggggaaaaaaaagcatccTTCTTTTGTTTAATAAAAGGCTTGGATGGGAAGAAGTTCAAAGCTATTGGCTGAAGTTTGATGTTTATCCAGACTTGGTACATCAATACTATGATGCCCTCAGCAGGCAGGTCTATGTTGATTTTATGTGTACACGCTCCTTTTCTCCTCTGACTTTCTTCTGGTCCCCAAacatctgttctttctttcatacTGCTCTGGGAATGGCCATTGTATCTTCAGGTAACCTAAGCAGTTTTAATCTAGAAGTGAAGCCCCGTTCTGTCTCTCCTCATTAAGctggcctgcctgcctgctttCCTGAAGACACAGATCACACTGCACCTCCTAGGGGCCTCTCCCACTTACACTGCTCGGCAGCACCATTcaaaagaactttctgtgatatggaaatgttttatatctgcGCTAGTAAGGTAGCCATGAGCCATGTGTGGTTGTTGAGCACATCAAATGTGGTTAGGGTGAATGAGAAactaaactttatattttagctttttaaaatttaaatctaaagaGTCCCATGTGGCTGGTGGCAACTGTGTTGAACAGTGCAAATTCTTACACATACATTGGCATGGGTGCTTATGAAAGAACTTGggtatcatttaaaagaaatctacATTTGTGTCAGTGAACGGATATATTTGGGTAACTTTTCATTCTCCTTACCCTCTTTCTATTCCACTAAAAAGAAAACTGCCTAAGCCTAGAATTCACCTGGCCTCAAAGAGACTAGGATAGAGAAAAATCAGGGAGCTAAAACACAGATGGCCTTTTACgaaatgccccccccccccccccagactctctttctctttaactatagccagagggaaaagaaaggacagaaggaCAAGTCTGTTTCTGTTTTAAGTGACAGTCTCCATCTGTGCCACTCTCACTATGTGTATGAATAAACTGCATTCCCAACCTGTTGACAGGACCTAGATGTTCATAATGCTAAAAGTTCTTCCCAGGCAGCCAGTTGGAGTCAAATGCTGCCATGAAAAgtacaaaagattaaaattttttacatcCAGGCTGACACTCACTGATGAGGATGTCTAGTTATGAGATAAATTCGAAGTTTCACCTCTACAAATACATTTCTCTTCCAGAGGAAAATACAGTGGTGACAGTATCTTCAGAATGCTATTACTCTAACCAGGTACTTTGTATCATTGCTACCCTGAATAGAGGAAAAAACCGAAAGAACTAGAATTTCCTTTGAATCTGGTGCTAATTCTGCCTTGCACACAGTGGAGTCAAAACAAATGACTGGCTCACATTGAGCTCCCCTGGGGTGAAGGCAACAGCATAAACAGGGCCAGCATCTTTTCTTGGCATCTGGAACAGTTACTTGATAGGCACAGAGGGTGAGGATGGGCTGACCTCAAGGGTTCAGAACTCCAGGCTTGGTTTGTGATCATTTCTCAAAGCAATTTTCCTTGGAAAATCACCTCTACAGGTTCTCTCTCAAGTTTCTGTCAAAGGACAGAAGGTGCTCCATATGGGGATGTTCTGAAATGACTGGCGGTGCACACTTCgaaaaggaggaaaagcagaCCAGGAACATAAGCACTTAGTCAGAGACCTGAGAAAGCAGCCAGCTCAGGCCTGACATGCAGGTGTGAAATCTTGCATGGACTTCTCCCTGAGCAGACGACATAGTTCTGGCTATATCATCTGCTACAATATGATCTGGGGAAAGTCATTGAGTCTTCCTGGGCCCTTGCAAAGTTGTTGGAATAAgctatttttctcctctgtgaagccttctaTAACTTTTCAAGAAACTATAGTATTAAGATTTTAGACTTAGAGCTAGACTGTCTGGGTTCAACTTCTAGTTCCATCATTCActaactatgtgaccttggacaacttAACCTcgctgagcctcaattttctcatctgtaaaataggcaaaattacCGCACACACTTAATAAGGTTGTTGTAAAATTGCTAATTAGTTAAAATACAGTCAAATATTTAGGGAAGTCCTTGGCATATAGTGAACATTATATAAATGATAACTATTATTGGTTATTAATCACTTCCTCTTCTATGCATCCATAGACAGCAATGTATAAACCCCACTCAGATCACTTACCACACTGCTTTAGAGAAAGACACACCAGTAAAGTGGAAAGAGCAAAAGCTTTAGATCCACATCTGTTTAgagtcctagctctgccacttattagctgagATTTGAAGCCCAGACTGGAATCCAAACTACACAGCCTCTCTAAACCTCTAAGTTCCTTCATTCATAAAATAGAGACAATACTTATTTACCTTGTTGggccagaagaaataaaaaagctctGTGAAAGCATCATGCTAGTGCTCTAGCAGCATATACGTAATGAGCCTTACAAGATGAAGGAGACCATCTCCACAGAGGGGACTGAAATGCAGAATGGTGGGGTGGGGTTTTTGGGGAGAAGGAGGTTTACCTTTCTGTCCTGGGATTCTCTTGCTCGCTTTGGACCTTGGTGGTTTCTTCCGTTGATCACATCTCCTCTGACTTCAAAATCATGCTGAAGGAAACCAAATACAAACCATCAggatcagagaaagagagagaagtctCTTTCAATGGAAGTGGAGTAGACACATATTTAAGGCATTAGGAATTGCCAGGCAAAGCCttgaccaaaaataaataaataaaatcattctttttggTGGACTGGGTGAAATGACCAGAATCTCAGCTATTGAAATCAATTCACTGAAGCAACTCTTCGTGTGCAGAAATTAACAACTGGCTTTTCACCTCACTAGGACTTAATGTATTTTAACTCTCAACATCTATCTCCTCTCAAAACATTCACTTAGCATTTAAACTGCTTATACTGTGCTGTTATAAAGATAACTGAATAATTCCTGATCTCCTAAATCAATTGTACATTAGTATGCCATCTAAAGAAATACAAGCTTTTCAGATTTCCATTGAGAGATTTACAAAGTTAATGaagacaaaatgataaaatatacatttaatacacTAAAGAAAGAAGTTTTTCACAATCACTATTGTGACTGGTCAAGGACTACAGAATAAAGAATGGGATTGGGGAGGTTAGAGTTTTGGGGAAGAAATCTGAGGAAGAATGCTTTGAAACAATTCTGACTGAAACTCAGATTATAGGGAAGGCTGTATGTATTGTCAAGagtattatgaagaaaaataaaggcaagagtATAACCACAGGCTGTTATAAGCGGAAGAACACTTAACATTTCCTAGTCACTTGAACAAGAAGAGTCTAGTGataaatttgtcatttatttgaagATGCCTCCCATATTTATAGTTCTGATTGCCCCCCTGAGCTTCATACAATGTGTCCAATTGCCTACTTAACCTCTCCTTCCAGATGTTTAGTATAAATCTCAAAATTCATGCATCTAAAGCAGAGCTCCAGATTccactcctgccctcccctccacgTGCTCCTCCCCaatgtctttccttttctaatttaaCATTACTAACATGACCCGTTGTTCAGGCCAAAATCCAAGGGTCACCCCTTTGATTCCTGTTTACCTTATCTTCCAAATTTAACCCACTAGCAAGTCGTATCTTTAACAAATAAATGGCAAATCAACCTTTTCTTACCATTTCATGCCTCCAATTACTGtaagaataaaatgtgaattcCTTACCACGGATTATACTAAATACTACCTGATCTGGCCCTTGTCTATGACCTTCTCCCATCCCTTGTCTCAACTCTGTCTTACATGATCtgctggcctcggcctcccaaagtgctgggattacaggcatgagccactgtgcccaagcCTGGTCAGCCTTGCTTACTACTGTATTcctagtgcctagcacacagtaggctcCCTATAAATAGTCACTGAATGAAAGCTAAAACCAACAAAAGTGTGATTTAATTAATTATGAATATACTGAATAGTGCATAATGGCTTAAAACTGCTTTcactaattttattttgtctgatcTGTCGTCACCAGGAGCTCTTAGATGGCTGTTCTAAAATTATTCCTCCTCCTACACTCTATCTTATTTACCTCTCACTGTTCTCAGTATCATAAAGAGCAACATCTCTTTGAAGGAGTCTGATTTCTAAACAGATACATTTGCATATTAATATGAAGAATTCTTCAACAACAGTGAACAGCCAGTTTTCTACAAAAGTATACGCACATAAGATTCAGATGGGCCTGTTTCTTGTCTCTATGAATCTTTTCTTTCCCACTTTTTAAAGTCCTAAAGAAAAGACTGTTTCTTTTGAAACGCAGAACACATGAGAACACAGAATGCCTGGTTTGCTCTGCATAACTCCTGATGATCTTCATCATCAAAGAAAATTCGTGGGAAGCAGTATGTTCATGGAAGGAAGCAGATAACATTTTTGTGTGACTATGTGACTCAGTGGCACCAAGTCTCTCTGATTGGTTTGTAACATCAAGTACCTACCTCATCCagcatctttttttcttcaattgaCTGGGTCACCCCTAAAGAGATCACAGAAAAGACAGGTCACATAGAGCAAAAGAAAGTGCTCTCTTCAAGGAGGTGGAGAGGTCAGTGAATTACAAAAGAGCACAGGAAGAATGACAGAGGAGAGGTCCTCTCCCTCTAAAGCCACAGCTCCTTAAGAATAAGGCTGATAGGAGAGATTTCCTTCTGGAGACGCAGTTGATGTTTAATTTAAACATTATAAGCATGCCTGCAGCACATGGATTTCTGCCCACTATTAAATAAATCCCTAGTTCATATGCTAACATCGCTAGAAGCAGATTAGGTCCTATTAGTTATAAAAGAAATCCATTTTCCCAACATCACCAGCTTATCTGAACAAAGCGATAAGCATTAAAGATAAAGGCAGTTTTGTGTCACCATTAAAGATCTTTTGGTAATTCAGACTCAGCATCAGCAAAAACCTTAGGTGTTAAAATGTTAAGTGTAAAACTGCAATTCTGAGGTGttaaagggaggaggggagataTTGTATTGTACTTACAGAAATAGCTAACTACCCATTTTCCTCCTGCAATTCCCAGAAAATATTTCAGTGTCCGTTCACACACAAACTCAGCATCTGCAGAATGAAAAACATTCCAAAGGATtagaagtagaaaacaaaatcGGGAAGTGCTGCCCTAAGAAGCTAGAGCCTCAGCTACTCACACTCTCAAGATCAGTCTGGATTGATGATTCTGACACCCTTGGTGATAGAATCAGAGGCCGGAAACGCCACTAAGTATAACCAGTAGGTGTGGATCTTCGGAAGCCAGGAAGAGGCTGATACAAAGTTAAGACAAGAGGAAATGTCTGCCCCATCTTTTAGATGCCCAGGCTTGCtacatatttccatttttgtgttcAAGATTAATGTGTATGGAGAAGATCTATCTTACTTGATAAGAATAtgtgaaaggagaagaaaatggtATTGTTGAAATCATAAATCTAAAATGTCAACATAACAAATTTTCACCCCCAGAAGTTCTACCTGGGGAATCCTAACCCCCTAATATTTCCCTGAGAGGGACAGGAAAATATGAAGTGTTTTCATAACTTTTCTCTTATCTACATAAGTATTTCAGAAAGCAGTCTCTGAAGAATCACTTCTGTTTACTTCCTAGTGTTTCAAAGGCCCTTTTGAAGAACTAAGCAAACTGAGGAAAGACCATTTAGTTTTAAACAGGAGAAATGTATTTAACTAAATCCTAAACACAGCAGGTCATCTGCAAGCAGTAGCAGCAGCTATTCTCCCTCACTGAattctttacagttttttttttttgacagagtctcgctctgttgcccaggctagagtgagtgccgtggcgtcagcctagctcacagcaacctcaaactcctgggcttaagcaatcctcctgcctcagcctcccaagtagctgggactacaggcatgcgccaccatgcccggctaattttttctataaatatatttttagctggccagataatttctttctatttttagtacagacggggtctcactcttgctcaggctggtctcgaactcctgacctcgagcgatcctcccgcctcggcctcccagagtgctaggattacaggcgtgagccaccgcgcccagccacttTACAGTTTTTgaagcttttaataaaaaaaaaactgctacaAAACTGATTTAATGATATGCTTTAAACTTAGAAATTTTAACTCACTTTTAGTTTTAAAGTAGCAAATGTGGTATTGTCTTTGAGTTTAAAGACTGAACTAGaataatttagatttaatttgcattttaaagttttcttttcacCTTTCATCAGCTTTAATCCAAACCTATAACCTAAGATATTAAACTTTAATGacatttgtctttaaaatagtAATTAGTTTGTAGTAACTTGTTCTAGTGCTTGGTACCAGTGAGTCCTACCCTCTGACCCTGTGGTACAATTTTCATACAGTAGAAACCTAAGATCTTAGAGGTTCTAAGCCAATGTGTCCAACGGGTTTAGACCCTCTGCTCAAGCAGCTGAAGTACTGTGAAAAGAATCATCCTGGAGAGGACCATGTTATGTCCAGAGAATCGATTTTGTTAGAAAGCTGTTAGAGTTGAGTCATAATCTGCATCTCCTGTGTCCTCCATGCACTGGTCTTTGCTTTCTGGAGCTCCAGGAGTGAGTCTAACTCCTTTTCTGGAAAACATTTCTTGAGATATTTGAAGACAGTGTGTCTTATTCCCTTAAATCTTCTCAttccttaatttcttcttcaaaagacattattttgagttttttcccaTCAACCTTTGGATAAACACTCTAGTTTGTCACTGaccatattaaaaagaaagcttGGTGCTCAGAGCAGAGGACATCATCTTCTAGGCAATCACTTCTGGAAAGAATACAGTGGGGGTCTGGATTTTACTTCACTTGCTTCAGACATTAGAACTGTATTAATAAGGCCCAGTTTCAAATAAGCTTTTTTTAGCAGCCCTGAAATGTTTACTCAGATTTAGCTTATAGTCAACTAAAAACTGCCAAAGGTCTCCTTTATCACACaggttataattaaaatttaaaggggGAAGGTGTAGGACAAATGATCTGTCccctttttgtcctttttcataCGTTAGGACTATCTCAGACTGTTATCAGATTTGTTTCCTGAAAAACTCTCCACCACACTCAAACTAGGTATTACACAAAGCTAGGGTTTCCAGATTTTGAATGAAGATTTGCTTCTGCCCCATTCCCCTTTGCCTCACTTTCAGAACTTGAACTCTACCTCACCAGAAAGGCCTTCAGCTAATTCATTGCAGGCAAGTAGACAGGAAGAAGTGGTTCTTCCTTCTGGCTCACTACCCTTCTAAATCTCAACTCAAAACAAAAGGGGGTCAAGAAGTAACAAAACTATTATTTGTCTTTCATAAAGTAATAACTGATTGACTATTAGAAGACTACCATTCATGATATGCTTAACAAATATTCCTATTTCTTCATGTGATTTTATGCAGCAGATGCAAAGTATTCTGTAAAGGTTCTTGATATACCTGTTTTCATAACAACATGCGTAGTCTCTTCAGTAATTACATTCGTTAAAGTGATGTTGTGTTTTTTGGCAAACTTGTGCACAAGCATctgaaatcaaatcaaatattacattataataaattACCTTTAGTACACAGCTTAGAATATTAGTTATCCTAGCTTTAGGTCTCCATTATTCTCAGAAAGGGTGCATCTTTTTTATTCTAACATGCCTgaagtctcaaaataaataatttaataaaaattatgtacaaaacagaggaagaaattcTAAAATAGTCTATGCTAGAAGACATGGAATTACAACCAAggattcaaaataatattaattttgtcTTTAATAGCAGGTATCATTTGATTTCCTAAGATAGTTTCTTTGCATAGTGACACTATACTGTACTATAATTTAGATTTATCAGCCTATACTTTATAAGCTGAGAGGTAACTAGCCCATACAGAGTTATGCTAAAGATATATGTGGCTTAAAACCAAGATTCAACCCTCTGATAGTCACAAAACACTCAAATCAAGATGCTTCTGAAGGTCAGTACAAAAACTATCAATTCCTTCTTTAAAGGAGGATTGGAAGAGACTCATATTCTTCCTAAAATAAGTCTAGAGTCCTCTAGCTATTGTCTATCaaccaaataaaaatcaatagccAGTAAAAGAAATTAACCGGATTCATTATGGGCACAGTTGGCCTAATTGGTAGCTACTGTCTGGTAAATAACTTTGTTTACGAACGGCCATCATTTACTAGCCGTCGCCACCCACACCAATACTTATGTGCTGCGCAATATTGCAGTGGAGGTCAGGCCATCTTTCTTTCATGCTGCCTCGCTCCATACTGCCACAGAGCACTGAAAAAAGGCAGGCTAGAGAAGCTAATGACATCCTCCCCCTTTTGCCACTGCCCTCTGCCAGGATCATTAGCAATTCTGAACTGAATAATTGCTGAAATCCCAGCCTTGAAACAGTGTTCAGTTAGAAGAGTAACTGCTGAAAAGATCATATTAATATGGGCTTCAGAATTAATCATGTGTAATACAGTCAGTAGCTTTCATCATAAATTTACCACACTTCAGCAAGTCTCAATAGAGCTCAAAGTTTTCCTCTTTGCTTGTTTAAAGACAATATGTACCCAAGCCACTTGTAGTTTAATCTGCAGCCCAGAATTGCTCATGGCAAGAAAGATTAGACCATTTTAGCCATCTCTGAAAAGCTGAACTCCCCAAACAAAGGGATAAAGAATGCTAATTTTCAATGAATAAATAGGAATTCTAGATGTGTAGGCATGTGATCAAAAGCCATTTAAATAGACACaggtaaaaattttttagagcaaagTGCTGATCCCGGCATGGGGTTGTGAAATGAGAATGTTAATAACATCGTGCACTTATTTGTTGTATCTACCAAGGCAGACACAACTTATTTTGTCCATTTAGTAGTGGGGCACATCTGGCCACAGAGAATGTTATGCTGAATTATAACCTATGGAGAAGTTAGGATGAGAAATCTTATGAAGGATATATTAAGAAAGATATTTCAGAATGACTTAGTTATCTCTCAGTGTGTAATTTACGGCACCCACTACTGAATCCATTTGACAGTCTACTATGTTATCTCATCACAGTCTTAAAGAAATTTTcactcaattattttattatgaagcaATGCCAATGACAACTAATTACAGCGGAGGTAACTTTCCCGGGATTTCTGAAATCTATAAATATCAAAGTAGAAACAAGGCTTTAgtggttttaatattttagtgaGTATTTTCCACAATGTGAAACAATTTTCACTTCTGGCATGTGGAGGCTGAAGGAAACGCCAAAATCCTAATAGTAAGGGGTGTTGTAGGGCAGGCTATTGAACTATCTTACAAGctaggaaaaacacaaacaaatactGGAGAAATGCTACTGTCTGGAAGTATGCTTGAAACCAGTATGGATTTAGTTAAATACGCTGGTAAGTTCATTCAGAAGTGAACCAAGGTGGGAAAGAGATGCCTGTTGGGGAGTAGAGCTATAACAACTTGCTTTTGTAgataaaaagataattcaaattCAAAAGTGCTATATTATACCCCAAAGTGTAACTTTTCTGCtaatatttactaattattttctcaagtaaacatatagaaaataatcCATATTATAGCTTTCTCCAGATCTAAATTTTCACTAATTActaatagaaattaaattatataggATTATAGTTGTTTCCTGGATTTCTTCCTATAGGTTATTCGTTGCTAGTACCTATATAAAACTGCAGTTTGTTATTAAGTTGCAGTCATTAGGGAGATACATATGGAAACACTCACAGATTCTTTTGGGGTCAAGCCTGATACCACCATGGATATTCTTTTGTTGACCCTTCCTGTTGAAGATGTCAATTCTGGCTTCTTCCTGCTCATACTTTCTTCCCTCACGGTCTCAGTATTATGAGTAGCAGCTGGACTCATGTCAGAATCTGCAACTTGAAATTGGGGTAATTTCAATGCAGAAGTTGAAGCTGGCATGCTGCAAATATGAGCCGAGTCTGGGGCTTTGTCTTCTGAAGGATCAGATTCAGGGTCTTCAGAGAAGAGGCAGACTCCGGATTCCAGGCAAGGGCTTCCCTCTGAAAGGATTGGGAGAGTAGTTTATTCTCATGACACTGAATCTTGAATTACAATGTTCCAGTCTTTGCTACGAATTAAAAAGaccttctgtgaaatgggatgtaaaaaataaataaataaataaaaataaaaaataaaaagaccaatgAATTTAGGTTAAGAGAAAAATGAGTATgctaatacactgttggtggaagtgCAAAGtggtttaatttttctaaaaaaaaaaaattttttaaagggtattgtaggccgggcacagtggctcacgcctgtaatcctagcactctgggaggccgaggtgggcggactgtttgagctcaggagtttgagaccagcctgagcaaaagcgagactccgtctctactaaaaata
This genomic window contains:
- the LOC138380561 gene encoding breast cancer type 1 susceptibility protein homolog, which translates into the protein GSPCLESGVCLFSEDPESDPSEDKAPDSAHICSMPASTSALKLPQFQVADSDMSPAATHNTETVREESMSRKKPELTSSTGRVNKRISMVVSGLTPKESMLVHKFAKKHNITLTNVITEETTHVVMKTDAEFVCERTLKYFLGIAGGKWVVSYFWVTQSIEEKKMLDEHDFEVRGDVINGRNHQGPKRARESQDRKIFRGLEICCYGRFTNMPIDQLEWMVQLCGATVVKKLSSFTLGTGIHPVVVVQPDAWTEDDGFHAIGQMCEAPVVTREWVLDSVALHQCQELDTYLIPQIPTATADCSQPRV